The window tccccatgttgccctatatcaatgttctttttaattccccaaaataacatgattgattccaacgctcttgccaagtacaaatctctactttcattaaatttgggtcttattatattttatagcatgtaaaacaaagtgaagtgttgttgaaatggttgagtaaaagttgacatattcagtcttgtgattatcatcaacatccatcctTTAATTGTCTCAATAAGTCCTAAAttatgcttttctaactcaaacattaggtataatttcctataaatgaggtttattgaatttaaactaaagttaaaaagttagttttacatgttgaaaacataaaaaagtgacaagtgttaaaaaaataatgggacaaaaacacaagaaaacattgataaaaagtgtcaacaaaagtgttgattttcaaatttgacagacagacaacacgaGCGTTATCTAGACCAAGTGAACCGAATTACAGGGTGAATGCAGCCTTTAGAAACATGGACCGAGTCTAAAACACTGCTATTGTggtcatatttttatatatatatatatatatattttcttttctctataGACGTGGAATGGGATTTTGGCTCTAAATCCATCACTGCTGCATTTCACAACATCCAAAGCAaatgtcttcccgtcgaccacgTAACTTTGGTGTTTTTCTGAGTCTAAATTtcaacatgttgttgttgtttttctacactttttttgatgtttttgtcgaTGTAATTCCAATTTTCTTGTCACCTTTCTCCCCAAATTTTTTCTTCactgtttttccaactttttggtcacttttaaaaaagtggtttgaatttggtcactttttttttttttttatgtttttgtcttttttcctgcgtttttatagctttttcttaacatttctccagttttttttcaaagttctaCTGTCAGTTCTGATGTAGAAAGTGTTTGTAAGCGGGTAAAGATACTGGAGTGGCCGCGTTGTTGCCGGAGGGAGACGGTGGAACGAGGTCCGCTGAGTCTGAACTGGGCCAACATGTCTCCTAGATGGGGTTCTGGATCTGGTAGAAACTCCAGCTGGAGGGGCTGCTGTCATGGAGCTCAGACGGaggtcaacaacaacaacaagaatgAAAACAAGGCTCAGGTCACTCTCACTCAGACAGGCAGAACTCACCTGGGCAAAGGTGGGGCTGGCGGTGGGaccttcttcctctttctccacaGCGGTGGGGTGGGTGGAGGGCTTGGACATCATGCTGGTGGAGAAGACTTCCTCCACGGTGTTGCTGACCGACGGCAGCGTGCTCTGAGATCGCTCCCACCCCGCCACGGACGACGGCACGCTGACAGGCGGCGACGGGCTCGACGAAATGGAGATGGATGGCGTCGCGCTCACAGAGACggggatgggggggtggggagcAGGAGGTTTGGGTGCTCGCTGTTTGGTGGACCTGGAAGCAGCTGGTGGGTGGGGGTCTGCTGCCTCCGGCTCCTTGGTGGTGACGGAGGTCTCCTGTAGGAAATGATAACATTTACAGTTAATATCAGACTTTTAAGGtttattttacataatacaCGTTTGAGATAACTTAAGCTAAATGGtacaaaaaaaatttgaaaactgaaaatttcactttatgaggtttNNNNNNNNNNatatgagttcccccagcctgcctattgGCCCCTAGGGGCTAGAAATGGTggtaggtgtaaaccgagccctgggtatcctgctctgtcttttgagaaaatgaaagcttagatgggccgatctggaatcttgctccttatgaggtcataaggggcaaggttacctcccctttctctgctttgcccgcccagagattttggcccacccatgagagagcgacttcagatacagtattagggaccactaaggtctatataagagacttcagatacagtataggggaccactaggtctaataaagagacttcagatacaggattggggaccactaaggtctatataaagagacttcagatacagtattaggggaccactaaggtctatataaaagagacagatacagtattaggggaccactaaggtctaataaaagagacttcagatacagtattagggaccactaaggtctatataaaagagacttcagatacagtattagggaccactaaggtctatataaagaagtCTTCAAAACAGTATTAgagggacccactaaggtctataaaagagacttcagatacagtattaggggaccactaaggtctatataaaagagacttcgataacagtattaggggacactaaggtctaataaaaaggacttcagatacagtataggggaccactaaggtctatataaaagagacttcagatccagtattaggggaccactaaggtctatataaaagcatcgtAAGACCACCATGTCACGGGACCTTTAAGCATCTTGTATGatcatgtacatgtatgtaggTGGTTGATGAGGCTGGAAAATGCAAAATCACAACAGCAAATGTTTAGGAaagtagaaaagaaagaagagcaaAGTAGAACATTCTAGATCTAGacatggtttctttttttgtgactgaGGCTGCATCTCCACCTGCTTCTCTGTTACGGGTGGAGGCTTCCCAGACGCCAGCTATCTCAGCTTTGGGCTACTTTCTATTTCAGGACACAGCTCTCCACAagacacctgcaccacctgataaaGTTGTAGTTCTGTTCccgtttttcattttttatccaCACACTCTCCGTATatctttctctgtatttacatttgtttccattactttttcaatattatttatggtcacaggtgaatataacgtatattatggttacctacttttgccttattactttaagtacattttcaatttcattttaagGTCACTTactacactgcaatgttgttttttttgtactgtggcaaccgcactttaatttacaaaaacctttatttgacgccactttacttcagtctacattctgctcattgtctactgtttgcctgtttttcttgtgtgtttacttgtgtgtttgtttttgctcttattgtagagaatgctgctgtaacaaaggaatttccccactgtgggatgaataaagtattatctaatctaatctaatctaaaacaaGCAACAAGTGTTGGGGTGGGAACGTGCTCTCAATATGCTGTTTGTTAGAAGCAATGCAGACTAGAAATGCAATGCTTGTGCCAACATTTATAGAAAAAACCCTTTTGGCAGCTTTCACTTGGATTGAACCCCCCCCCAGAAAGCAGGTAGATTCCAGTGCTTACCTGTCGGAGGTAGGAGGGGAGGGATTTCTCTCCTTTCTCGAGGGATTTGATCTGGCTGGGGGTGAGGGACTGGAAGTTGGCTTGCTCTCCCTCCAGCCTAGACCTCTCGGCGCTGATCTTCCAGAAAGACGACTCCTCCTCGAGTCTCCGTCCCTCGCTTACAGACACCTTCACAATCGCACAACAACACCTTCAATAAGTCCCAGGATTAGGGGCTGTGTTCATTAAATGTACAATTGCACGGTCTctctatttacattttaagttatttaaatTCCCACTGGAGATTTAGACTATTAAGCCAACAATGCACAATTTATAGATCTAGCGGACTGCTATTATGGGACAAATACTGTATTAAAACTACCATGTTGCTctaaatatttatgttttaagtgAACTATTGGGAACATCTTAACAGCTAAACTGGTACTTTCAATCTTAGTGTAAAGATGCATGCTGAGATTTTCTTGATCACACCAACCATACCCTTCACTGTGATTTAGATTAATGTTACATCCAAACCCAAAAGGGTTAAAATTGCTTTGACAAATCAGTCCaaatcttgattttttttgctaTGAATGATTACACCCCCCTTAGTCCCCCGTACATGATgttaaacataatttacaaattttataatatatatatatatatatatatatatatatatatatattatatatatatattgtaaagTACTGTATTTAATACCCAGTCACCAAgacgccactttacattcagtcTATAcctctgctcattgtctgttgtttacttgtttgttttgcttttattgtagaaaatgctgctgtaataagggaatttcccaACTGTTTGAGaagaataaagtattatctaatctaatctaagtcAAGATTTAAACTAGATTTACACTGACATATGATGAATAAGGTTTTCCTTTCCAAGCATAATATACAAATTAAATCAACCACACTCCTTATCCTACCTTGGTTCCTGGTGTAGTCTTGGCCAGCTGGCTGGAATGAGGCACCTTTGCAGGCTTTGGGTCTACCTGCGAGGCGGGGACCCCCTGGTCAGCTGGGCCTGATGTCAAGCTGAAGTCCAACTGGCTCTGAAAGAtttgaacatttaaagaaatatctCAAGACTTGACTGGGCTCAACTCTACAGGCACAATTCAGACAGAAAAGGACCAAGTATGCAGATTATGTAACTGCAGATATTAAAGAAAGGATAGAAATTAACCTTTAACTTCTGAAAAGGTGAATGGGATTGCCGACCATTAGGATAATCAAGTAATTGTTGAAGTAAACTATCAAAAACATCAATGGCAAAAATTGTCTGGGTCTTAAAAAAGGAGGATTtgattattttcaatatttggCTTGTGATTCTTCTtcgttttctgacattttagctTACACAATTATTAATGAAAAAGTATTCAACACATGAATAATTATAGACACAAACAGTTACAGTGCTACATTATTGTCCCCCACTTCTTccttatgttgttgttgtgtaagACATAATATTGAATAATACTTATTTACCTTTGTTTCCCACGAGAAAGGGGCAGAATGCTCATCTTGCCAGGTAATATCctaaacagaaacacaacagtaTACAATTGCAACTAACACACTATGGGTGAATAATAACGTAATGCACCTTTTACACTTATTtggcttaacgtgaaaaagcttaacgtggcttaataatgtacctaaacatcgATCAATTATCACCATATTNNNNNNNNNNattgctcctcataaccagtacaaactgtcaaaaaaccGGACACGCTTAATGTCAGCTACCGTCCGTAGTAATAGGACTTTGGGTctgattttttgacagttttccctggttatgaggagcaatatgtgcGAGNNNNNNNNNNataattgatcgttgtttaggtacattattaagccacgttaagccttttcctagccatagacaccaatgaagaagaaaacgttacCGTGATataacttctataatcgttgGATTTCAGTNNNNNNNNNNTGACAGGTTTAAGTGTTTATGACAAGACATGGCCACGGTaaatatggtgataattgatcgatgtttaggtacattaaaccacgttaagccgttttcacgttaagcgtttTAAAACGTCCCCGTAGCTAGCTACGTATTTCAACGGCTACGTGGCGGCGGGTTAGCAACCATGACAACACAGGCTACTCCGGCCtctaaaacacactcacaaagctatgtaatataataataataattcaaatgTGGTTTAAGTACCTCTTCCCCAAAGTGAACGATCTTCTGACCCGTCTGAATGAGCAGTTTGGGGTAACAGACCACTTCTTCTCGGTCTACCCGGTGCATGGCGTACCGAGCTCGGATATGCGGATCCATCATCCCGTTGTCGATGGCGCTGTCCTGCTCTTGCGGCGTCATCTTCTCCCACGACGAGCCGTGGTCGGCTTTGATTTTCTCCCTCTCCTGCATTATTTTCTTTGCCATGGAGTTGATAGAAGAGAAGTACTCGaacttcttctcctccatcctGTGGGCGTCGAGCCCCGCCATGGTTGCGGCGGCCATCTTCAGCTGCTTCCAGCTGTTGTTATTGTGGCGGAAGCTGGTGTTCGTGTGTGGGCGGCGTCGAGACGACGAAGACGGGGACAAAGCTACTCCGTTGGGCGGGATAACGACGCCATCTTGTGGTCTTGTCAGATTGTGTCAACTGCACTACAGGGAGATGCTggtcaaaataataatacataacatTTAACTGTTTGTCTACTGtcaggtgaccagatttcttagataaaatccggggacattttaaGCTCAGAAGCaaatttacctccaaaacacgtcatgtttttatttttgtaaaacttaaaacggggacactggacctagagctgtttccccccaacagacaacattatggacaggatttctaaggagctcgacctttctgttaaagattaagatccttttttttttaaacataaaatacCTGTTATACCTGTTCACCCATATATGTCCTGTAGAGATACACACCTGGTGGCTCAGGCTGCCTGgtactttcaaaacaaaagcactaacagatactaaaaataacccaaataaaatactaatgataaacaaatgTATGTAGCTGTATAATTCAAGCAAagctgaaattaaataaatcaaataattaactagtatgtatatatatatatatatatatatatatatatatatatatagcaaaatAATGAACAGCTCCAACAAATGGTTTGAAACATTATTAGTAATTTGGAGTCCTGGCAAATGTAAGTCCATTCACTcagtgttagctagctagctctgttgctaactgtgtatgtatgttgttgAGCAGGTGAGTCAGTGAAACACTCTCATTTGATACTATATTTTAGGAGGAATGCTGAAAATGCGAACTTGccaaagagaaggaaagaagaaacatGTCAACCATAACTCTTCAACAAGGTAACAGACAGtcaaacacactgacacataTCTCTTTGTAGAGTTATTCTGGCTAATTAGAAGGCTAACAaagttagcaaacagttgcttatCCATCAGACATGGTGGAAGGAATCCAACATTACAGTGTCCACATTGGGAGACATCAGTGCTTTAAATGAATTTCCAGAAAATGTAATAATCAGAAGAGCTGCAGACCTGCGAGATACTTGTAGGTTACATGCATTAACTGCATAAACTACAGTTCACTGGATTAGCACAGATTTACAGACAATCCACAAACTACTTTCTGGTGATATTGATCTATAATATACATCTGACTATTTCATCTTTAATCCTTTGAATGTGATTATTTGAACACTAAACAAATGCAGTTTTTTGAAAGTTATGTTCAACATTGTTCTGTATCTAAATCAGTGATTTATAGTACGTTAAACGTATGTTCAATGAGACCCAGAAACAGAAATTTTGAACGTAGCATGGGTATATCAACGGTGATCATGAAACAAAAACTGAGATGCCTTTTGAAAAGTAATCTCCAAGcatgtttttattaaacattagtGGATCTCTTTTTAATGATCAGTTATAAACACAAGGCACATACAGtcatattaaaatacaaaacatgaaaaaaagctaatcatgtttttaaaatatttacaggTCTTAAATCTGCAAGTTTAACAATAAAGAAGAAACTGAAAATCAAAGTAGCTCTAACAGCTCTTATACACTTCTTTAGAGTTTTTAACCAGTGGAAATTGGTTAAATATATGTAGTCATAAGtacaaaacacaaagcaaaaaaacGCTTTTTGTGCAATTTGTGAAAGGTTGCTTCAGTAATACGGTACCATACTATGTTGTTCTTGTGCATGTATCTACATATACGTCTCCAAAGTTGTGTAATTTTGGAAATTTGGAATAAGcaacacatgaataaataagtgGGCCCTGGTCTCATTTCAGACTTCTTTAGAGCAATCAAGCTTGGTTTTTAGCCAGtggaaatttatttaaatatatgtagTTGTAAGtacaaaacacaaagcaaaaaaaacaaaacaaatccacaaaGCTCGGTTTTTGTACAATTTCTGAAAGGTTTAGTGATACAGTACCATACTGTGTTGTTCTTGAGCATGTATCTACATATACGTCTCCAAAGTTGTGTAATTTTCCAGAATTCTTAAGcaacacatgaataaataaatgggcCCTGGTCTCATTTCAGTCACATTTTTGTTTGCCCTCCTGTTGTCTCGGTAACTACTCGGTATGTGACTGTTTACATTTTGCACATTGGATCTAAGTGGCGTTCTTCAGGCTGTGCTGGAGCCGTCACGGAGGCTAAGCTTCTCGCTTTTCGTCAGGCTGTCACCGTTGAAACGCGGGTGAACGGCGATGGCGGTAGCCGGCATTGTGTTCTTTCGTCTGCACGAGCGAGTACACGCCAGGTAGAAGATCTCTACTACGTTGAGAAGAACAGAGATGCAGGACACGACAAGCatgaagaggatgaagatggtCTTCTCTGTGGGTCGAGACATGTAGCACTCTACGGTGAAGGGACATGGGACTCGGGTGCAGACGACTCTCGGGACCATGACGAACCCGTACAGATAGTACTGCCCAACAATGAACGCTACCTCCAGAACGATCCGGAAAAATATGGAGGTCATGTAGTTTCCCAGCAGGTCCCCTTTAATCTTGACATGGCCTTTGTCGTCAGAGTACTTGGGAAGTTTTTCAGCCCTAGAGTGGGTCTTCATATATTCTCTTATCTTGTCTTCTTTGTGGATAATGTGGAGGACGTGACCAAGGTAGATCAGTGTTGGTGTCGAGACGAAGATAATCTGGAGGACCCAGAACCGAATGTGTGAGATTGGGAAGGCTTGGTCATAGCAGACGTTCTTGCAACCGGGCTGTTTGGTGTTGCAAATCATATTCGACTGTTCATCGCCCCAAACCTGTAATGTTCAGATGAGAAATCACTATCATCACATGTACGTGTACAACAAAATCTATCTTAATCAACATAAGGTTAGTTTTCTTTAGGTTATGGCACAAATCTTCCAGCATCGACTTCTGTTGTTATTTTGGAGGTGCATTGGACAATTGTGCTAATAAAGCCTAAAAAATAAGCAAGCAATCtacaaaattgcattttgtagATACATTGTTGTGTTCTGGCTGTACAAAGAATCAGTGGCGTTTTAAGTTAAGGTTcaagttttttaaatggataaaTAGCAAAAGTAAATAGAGatatccttttaaaaaatgtttcataCAACCAAAAGCTCTTATTATAGTTATAAACCTGATTATTTATAATCAAGCTAAATGTGTTGCTCAGGAGCTGTGGACCTCCATTTTGGCCACCAGAGGGTATTATTTCACCTTAAAGCTTTTCATGTCTCATCTATCTATAAATTACACAGGACAAGAGACAGAAAGGGTCAAAGGAAGCAGCTAAAATACGACACACACCTCAGACCCAGAACAATGTGCAGAGTATTACTACTTTAGACTCTCTATGACTTTGAATAACAAACGATAATTTCCAAATTTAAGGATGTTTCAGAATCCCACATATCATATGCAAAGCACAACCAGCTACAGACTGAGACAACAAGTCTCAAACAGAGCGTGATGCCCCTTTAGTGTGGGCAGGCTACCAGACACTGTTTTGGTGTCACATCGTCGTCTTTGTTGGGAAAGTTACGTTTGGAAAGTAAACTCTACGCCACATGCAGATGTGAAGAATGCTTTACAACAGTGCATGATtgttgaaagagagagagcgagagagagagagagagagagagagagagagagagagagagtgttgtgTCATGAATGTTAACgaatttaaaggagaattccagttgattccaacacgtagctctgttgtttgtacatgtggaagtctgtcagtagagagcgaaactaaccaatcggtgctatctacaccgagttatcctcctgctaacgttagcacccaacaggcttcaacagggcaagttttaaatgtgttttagcctctaaacgTGTTCAAAATGTCCAATCGGCCCGTttcaaacaggcacattttcaacgggCACTGCACTCGTAAAGGTAATTCAGAGATTCATCAGTTAGGTTTAAggccacaaaaaataaatcatgaacAAATTGGACGAGACCTTTTCTGCTCCAGCTCCGAGGATCATGATCCTGAAGATGAAAAGCACGCTGAGCCAGACCTTTCCAATGACAGTGGAGTGGGACTGGACCTTGTCCAGGAGAGAGGACAGAAAACTCCACTCTCCCATGGTCTCTGATCTGATGaggaaaagcaaacaaaaatatgttaatttactcaaaacattttttttttcatatgaaTTGAAAATCCCTCATTTTTAAACCCTATGTGAATTATGATATTCCAGGCGTCTGCAAGCTGAAGACTCCAGTCCGATGGAGACGGAGGAGAAAtgttaagtaaaaaataatgtagTTGTTATATAATACTGAATATTATGAGCTCTTATTAATTATATGCAAACCCCACAACTTCAAACAGTCTTGTGTAGCAACTACTCCATAAACCAAAGTTGCAGTAGATGGTAAATGGtcagtatttatgttttttatttacttttttactttaccgGAACAAAGCGCTTTACAATTTTCCTCTTAAttacccattcacacacacattcatacacacattcacacacacattcatacacacattcatacacacattcacacacacattcacacacacattcatacaccgcTGGTGGTGGATCTGCTATGCAAGGAGCATCAGGAGCAACTTGGGCTTTAGTGTCTTTCTCAAAGATACTTGTAGGACGTGTAGGACATGCGGAGGTAGGGATTGAACCATCAACCTTTTGGTTAAATGACTCGCTCTACCGCCCGAGCCACAGACAGTGGAAACTCAGTTACTCACAATAATTTGCATTATAGTTTtcaaagggaagtttggggtcccccgcTAGACTTGCTCCcccccaataccggataagcggactaAGATGAATGGATAGTTTTCAAAGGTTTTGGCAGACCATTGGTTAAGTTATAGGAAATTATTAAATTGCTATCAATTTTTTGAGAGAACGAAAGCATAATTTGTGAAAAAGTAATTATTGTTATTCATTTAAGTCATTTCTGGAGTATCTTTAACTATTGATATTGTATTCTCTTGTATTTTGCCCATAGCGCTGTG of the Etheostoma spectabile isolate EspeVRDwgs_2016 chromosome 18, UIUC_Espe_1.0, whole genome shotgun sequence genome contains:
- the c18h1orf198 gene encoding uncharacterized protein C1orf198 homolog; its protein translation is MAAATMAGLDAHRMEEKKFEYFSSINSMAKKIMQEREKIKADHGSSWEKMTPQEQDSAIDNGMMDPHIRARYAMHRVDREEVVCYPKLLIQTGQKIVHFGEEDITWQDEHSAPFSWETKSQLDFSLTSGPADQGVPASQVDPKPAKVPHSSQLAKTTPGTKVSVSEGRRLEEESSFWKISAERSRLEGEQANFQSLTPSQIKSLEKGEKSLPSYLRQETSVTTKEPEAADPHPPAASRSTKQRAPKPPAPHPPIPVSVSATPSISISSSPSPPVSVPSSVAGWERSQSTLPSVSNTVEEVFSTSMMSKPSTHPTAVEKEEEGPTASPTFAQVSSACLSESDLSLVFILVVVVDLRLSSMTAAPPAGVSTRSRTPSRRHVGPVQTQRTSFHRLPPATTRPLQYLYPLTNTFYIRTDSRTLK
- the LOC116706298 gene encoding gap junction Cx32.2 protein; translated protein: MGEWSFLSSLLDKVQSHSTVIGKVWLSVLFIFRIMILGAGAEKVWGDEQSNMICNTKQPGCKNVCYDQAFPISHIRFWVLQIIFVSTPTLIYLGHVLHIIHKEDKIREYMKTHSRAEKLPKYSDDKGHVKIKGDLLGNYMTSIFFRIVLEVAFIVGQYYLYGFVMVPRVVCTRVPCPFTVECYMSRPTEKTIFILFMLVVSCISVLLNVVEIFYLACTRSCRRKNTMPATAIAVHPRFNGDSLTKSEKLSLRDGSSTA